A stretch of Candidatus Zixiibacteriota bacterium DNA encodes these proteins:
- a CDS encoding glycyl radical protein produces MNDRISKLRQRSLDAKPCISIERAALLTEFYDSGEPVRVSVPVARALAFKYIVHHKAICINDGELIVGERGPEPKSTPTYPEICTHSLDDFDILNSREKVSFSVSDDVRQMQNDTIIPCWSGRSMRNRIFSEIDDAWKDAYNAGIFTEFMEQRAPGHTVLDGKIYSKGMLDFVRDIEASIDNLDFYNDPRAFDKREQLKAMSIAADAIMMYSRRHAERLKELSNGESDAIRKQELYEMACICERVPAHAPENFWEALQYYWFVHLGVITELNTWDSFNPGRLDQHLLPFYRKSIADGTLTEDRARELLQSFWIKFNNQPAPPKVGVTALESNTYTDFCLINLGGVKETGEDAVNELTYLILDIIEEMRLLQPSSMVQVSKKNPDQYLKRALTIVRTGFGQPSIFNSDAIVQEMVRQGKSIIDARNGGASGCVETGAFGKESYILTGYFNLPKVFEIALNDGVDPQTGKQIGVATGDPKSFTSFDKLYAAFETQLRHFVDIKIKGNLVIERLWAKYLPAPFLSILIDDCIKTGRDYNDGGARYNTSYIQGVGIGTITDSLTAIKCHVFDKKTFTFDELIFALSNNFEGCDEIRRQLLCETPKYGNDDDYADDVLRRIFESYFNAIDGRPNTKGGHHRINLLPTTCHIYFGSVTGALPDGRLAGEPVSEGISPVQGADRKGPTAVVKSAAKIDHLRTGGTLLNQKFTPQILEDDDGITKLAHLVRAYFKMDGHHIQFNVVTAETLHKAQKEPEKYRDLIVRVAGYSDYFVDLGIDLQNEIIRRTEHGVV; encoded by the coding sequence ATGAATGATAGAATCTCAAAGCTGAGACAGCGGAGCCTGGACGCCAAACCATGCATATCGATCGAGAGAGCTGCGTTGCTGACAGAGTTCTATGACAGTGGTGAACCGGTGCGCGTCTCTGTGCCGGTTGCCAGAGCGCTTGCATTCAAATACATCGTCCATCATAAAGCGATTTGTATCAATGACGGTGAGTTAATTGTCGGCGAAAGAGGTCCCGAGCCGAAATCGACACCTACTTATCCGGAGATCTGCACTCACAGCCTCGATGATTTCGACATTCTGAATTCGCGCGAGAAAGTGTCGTTCTCGGTTTCCGATGATGTTCGGCAGATGCAGAATGATACGATCATTCCCTGTTGGTCTGGTAGGTCAATGCGAAACCGAATATTCTCCGAAATCGATGACGCCTGGAAAGACGCCTATAACGCGGGCATATTCACCGAATTCATGGAGCAGCGAGCTCCCGGACACACTGTTCTCGATGGCAAAATATACAGTAAGGGAATGCTCGATTTCGTGAGGGACATTGAAGCAAGCATTGACAATCTTGATTTCTACAATGATCCGAGGGCATTTGACAAGAGAGAACAACTCAAGGCAATGTCCATAGCCGCTGATGCGATTATGATGTACTCCCGGCGGCATGCGGAGAGATTGAAAGAGCTCTCGAACGGAGAATCGGATGCTATCCGTAAGCAGGAACTCTATGAGATGGCGTGCATCTGCGAGCGCGTACCAGCGCATGCTCCAGAGAATTTCTGGGAGGCGCTTCAGTATTACTGGTTTGTCCACCTTGGAGTAATCACCGAACTGAACACCTGGGATTCGTTTAATCCGGGTCGACTCGATCAACACCTGCTGCCGTTCTATAGGAAGAGCATTGCCGATGGCACTCTCACCGAGGATCGCGCGAGAGAACTCCTGCAATCATTCTGGATCAAGTTCAACAATCAGCCTGCGCCACCGAAAGTTGGCGTGACAGCTCTGGAGAGCAACACATATACCGACTTCTGCCTCATCAATCTCGGTGGTGTTAAAGAGACCGGTGAGGATGCTGTCAATGAACTGACATATCTGATTCTCGATATCATCGAGGAGATGCGTCTTTTGCAGCCGAGTTCGATGGTACAGGTCAGCAAGAAGAATCCGGATCAGTATCTTAAGCGGGCGCTCACAATTGTAAGAACAGGATTCGGTCAGCCGTCGATTTTCAATAGCGATGCGATTGTTCAGGAGATGGTTCGGCAGGGAAAGTCGATCATCGATGCTCGCAACGGTGGCGCAAGCGGATGTGTCGAGACGGGCGCGTTCGGCAAGGAAAGCTATATCCTGACTGGATACTTCAATCTCCCCAAAGTCTTCGAGATTGCTCTCAATGACGGCGTCGATCCTCAGACCGGAAAGCAGATCGGCGTTGCGACTGGCGACCCGAAGTCCTTCACATCATTCGACAAGCTATATGCCGCGTTCGAGACGCAGCTCCGGCACTTCGTCGATATCAAGATCAAGGGCAATCTTGTGATCGAGAGATTGTGGGCGAAGTATCTTCCTGCGCCGTTTCTGTCGATCCTGATTGATGATTGTATTAAGACCGGAAGAGACTATAACGACGGCGGCGCGCGGTATAACACGTCCTACATTCAGGGCGTTGGAATAGGAACCATCACTGATTCGCTGACTGCCATCAAGTGTCATGTGTTCGACAAGAAGACCTTCACTTTCGATGAATTGATCTTTGCTCTGAGCAACAATTTCGAGGGTTGCGATGAGATCAGGCGGCAGCTTTTGTGCGAGACTCCCAAGTATGGCAATGATGATGATTATGCTGATGATGTTCTTCGCAGAATATTCGAGAGTTACTTCAATGCAATCGATGGCAGACCGAACACCAAGGGGGGACATCACCGAATCAACCTGTTGCCTACGACGTGTCACATCTATTTCGGGAGCGTGACGGGAGCGTTGCCGGATGGCAGGCTGGCTGGTGAGCCGGTGTCGGAGGGGATTTCTCCGGTGCAGGGGGCGGATCGCAAAGGTCCGACTGCTGTTGTGAAATCGGCAGCCAAGATCGACCATCTCAGAACTGGTGGCACGCTGCTGAATCAGAAATTCACTCCGCAGATTCTTGAAGATGACGACGGTATTACGAAGCTCGCGCATCTGGTGAGAGCTTATTTCAAGATGGATGGCCATCATATTCAGTTTAATGTCGTAACGGCAGAGACTCTTCACAAAGCGCAGAAGGAACCGGAGAAATATCGCGATCTAATCGTTCGAGTCGCGGGATATTCAGATTATTTCGTCGATCTCGGCATTGACCTGCAGAACGAGATCATCCGCCGCACGGAACATGGGGTGGTGTAA
- a CDS encoding glycyl-radical enzyme activating protein, whose amino-acid sequence MSATGIIFDLKRYAIHDGPGIRTTVFFKGCPLDCWWCHNPESRQIEPELVERTNNGNSERIFRAESDCIVGRVVTVDEVMQEVLKDVVFYDQSEGGVTFSGGEPLLQMPFLIELLKQCRKHGIHTAVDTCGYASAEDFASINNMVDLYLYDLKLMDDSAHVKYTGGSNRIILDNLKNVMKSGATVNVRIPMIPGITDTDENLDAIAEYISSFENVQVVSLLPYNTFGEDKLRRFSKTQRLKSLQTQQRSSLIKLGSKFTAVGREIIIGG is encoded by the coding sequence ATGTCAGCTACAGGCATCATATTCGATCTGAAGAGATACGCCATCCACGACGGCCCCGGTATTCGGACCACCGTGTTCTTCAAGGGCTGTCCGCTCGACTGCTGGTGGTGCCACAATCCGGAATCGCGACAGATCGAGCCGGAACTCGTCGAGAGAACGAACAATGGAAACTCTGAGCGCATTTTTCGGGCTGAGAGCGATTGTATTGTCGGTCGAGTGGTGACGGTTGATGAGGTTATGCAGGAAGTGTTAAAAGATGTTGTCTTCTACGATCAGTCAGAGGGCGGCGTGACATTTTCAGGCGGTGAACCATTATTACAAATGCCATTTCTGATCGAATTGCTGAAGCAATGTCGGAAACATGGCATTCACACAGCGGTCGATACATGCGGTTATGCATCAGCAGAGGACTTCGCATCGATCAATAACATGGTTGATCTTTACCTGTATGATCTCAAGCTGATGGACGATTCAGCGCATGTGAAGTACACTGGCGGTTCAAACCGGATTATACTTGACAACCTGAAGAATGTTATGAAGTCGGGGGCAACTGTGAATGTCAGGATACCAATGATCCCCGGCATCACCGATACTGATGAGAATCTCGACGCGATTGCCGAATATATATCTTCATTCGAGAATGTCCAGGTAGTGAGCTTGTTGCCATATAATACATTCGGTGAAGACAAACTGAGAAGATTCAGTAAGACTCAAAGGCTGAAATCACTTCAGACTCAACAACGATCAAGCCTCATCAAACTTGGAAGCAAATTCACGGCGGTTGGGCGAGAGATAATAATCGGAGGGTGA